A stretch of Natator depressus isolate rNatDep1 chromosome 2, rNatDep2.hap1, whole genome shotgun sequence DNA encodes these proteins:
- the ASXL3 gene encoding putative Polycomb group protein ASXL3 isoform X2 gives MMVNKTVPRVVLTPLKVSDEQSDSPSGSESKNGEADSSDKEMKHGQKSPTGKQTSQHLKRLKKSGLGHLKWTKAEDIDIETPGSILVNTNLRALINKHTFASLPQHFQQYLLLLLPEVDRQMGSDGVLRLSSSALNNEFFAYAAQGWKQRLAEGEFTPEMQLRIRQEIEKEKKTEPWKERFFERFYGEKLGMSREESMKLTSGQNSDEDESSLLCGSSGIPGPSKQTTLEDHEEKSMKIPPLPERDFCQSLHNVEQVPVKDLMGESDSEDILVPDESVIQEEIAEEVETSICECQEENHKTEHEFSEEPVSPAGTNEEVEAVPLADNSASCVVMNDVIDTLSHIEIKVELKSECPQEDMSVVIDQLEDCLSPAQSASSTNSVSDTAERDSESTKELSAPETQNSALEGSLFTDGGIAVDMELQSDPDEQLSENACISETSFSSESPEGPCIGIASPGGDTQSTSEEPCTPASHETACSSEAASSENIEPDSQQKTIEESLHTPLMSEISPVSTSPVTSEASLTSNLPLTSEASPASNLPLTSETSPMSDLPLTSETSSVSSVLLASETSMATSLPFLSETSPISNSPQSERLILQQRKSPCLSEESLSPLKEETSTIPKASQEENLIVQEKLIQSTTETMKMGPLSNIPESSILEEPQSKNLTHQSCRSHTEIEKSYIASISELSSPEVIKIKNHHVQQRAEKKGVLSPLEIAVVSEGTVGKSTELLPVKPHDKVYTSSLEKTSFSEVCRSKSHKQQSSVQIRLESSHSSKLLEPTKSSEVRIENRDAEIPKRKTAEQHSFGICKEKRARIEDDQSNRNAPLMSPSEKEQPPREEPRVPPLKIQLSKIGPPFIIKSQPVSKPEPRVSPSTSVSSGRNTGARTLADIKARAQQARAQREAAAAAAVAAAASIVSGAMGSPCEGGKTRTLAHIKEQTKAKLFAKHQARAHLLQTSKEAKSQLSSKEGPSSIDTSTTPDTKIEVSTGVIIVNPNCRSPSNKSTHLRETNTLLQQSLNTAALPETATDISVHSSDENIPMPHLCEKIISSTSAENNNVPVLYSKNSVPVSVCSTAMSGAIQELPFASSIDKSSVLMSVDSTNTTISACNVNMLKSTQGVDTPCIAIVPKCIDNTIVPASVDSTVLSNSIDEERLPVSSSSANNAVSSQYTTVPTSSIASNLPNHLPGSSVLIPPVGTTTRFSSDKIAITGCSEQSTVSINTTVRAALSCSDAITVVDSVARPPISVFTGNMVTISSYDNTAKLSADNLEKSSGPRNRIDLSSKSQPVSFTQTAVNRSIPCKVIVDHTTTLNSSLSLAASLENAENSIDLQSRLVRAETALQNIACPQVSVISRPEIVSNESLEHSSSFITVTAKQEGKTLQAACTSLQEVPLTPQDKLIEVVAPSQGFVEQLRGPSAFKSEADAACVNQYNTNNRICWQDEEAMHTDQPVVSHLNPNKHKEYTEQNCLKNVKTEPSSYTQMSELQSRSLMTSITVPVKSETTESDKCFRMDTEDFTGPEMPRQTAEIAPSAQLTQTSKTSVTDSVEDSLSLTTETLKRVTSAGSSSCRLSSVEANNPLVTQLLQGNLPLEKVLPQPRSGAKLEINRLPLPLQTTSVCKTSASERSLVENPSSSPNPDGKGFTAGGIAPLQIRKRDNHPKKRMARTVGEHTQMKCELGKLSVDTDVKVAPCVIGSNTNQLGHGQPFKQEWLSKHAVQNRIAHSPEIKQQKRPLPSCSFQQNLFHIDKNGSFHAEASTSQRQHFYQMPMAARGPIPTAALLQTTSKVPSGCNAFAFSRHLEQKGLGEVNISAAAHQLRLGSVFSPHVQIKEGDDIASASQTLQNKALVHPPPPPPPIPNTEVPSDQKQLTVTMETTKRLSWPQPASICSNIKSEPLSFEEGLSSSCELGLKQASYDQKEVKEQLKTFALKNADFSSYLLSEPQKPFTQLTTQKIQTQHPQQQQQQLCGSYPAIHFGSTSFKRAASAIEKSIGILGSGSNAATGLSNQNVPIPVQKFADSSNADELELKCSCRLKAMIVCKGCGAFCHDDCIGPSKLCVACLVVR, from the exons ATGGGAAGTGATGGAGTTTTGCGCCTCAGTAGTTCCGCTCTAAataatgaattctttgcataTGCAGCACAAGGGTGGAAACAACGATTGGCAGAAG GAGAATTTACACCAGAAATGCAGTTGCGCATCAGACAAGAGattgaaaaggaaaagaaaacagaacctTGGAAGGAAAGGTTCTTTGAAAGGTTTTATGGTGAAAA GTTGGGAATGTCAAGAGAAGAATCTATGAAGCTCACTTCAGGACAGAACAGTGATGAAGATGAGAGTAGTTTGCTGTGTGGATCTTCTGGTATACCTGGTCCTTCTAAACAAACAACTCTTGAGGACCATGaagagaaaagcatgaaaattcCACCTCTTCCTGAAAGAGATTTCTGTCAGTCTCTTCATAATGTGGAACAGGTTCCAGTCAAGGATCTAATGGGGGAATCAGATTCAGAGGATATATTGGTACCTGACGAATCTGTAATTCAGGAAGAGATTGCTGAGGAGGTTGAGACAAGTATCTGTGAATGCCAAGAGGAGAACCATAAAACAGAACATGAGTTTTCTGAGGAGCCAGTAAGCCCAGCTGGTACTAATGAAGAAGTAGAAGCAGTGCCACTTGCAGACAACTCAGCATCCTGTGTTGTGATGAATGATGTAATTGATACTTTGTCTCACATTGAAATTAAAGTGGAGTTGAAATCAGAATGTCCTCAGGAAGACATGTCAGTTGTGATTGATCAGCTGGAGGATTGCTTATCACCTGCACAATCTGCTTCATCAACAAACTCTGTCAGTGATACAGCAGAGAGGGATTCTGAGTCTACAAAAGAGCTAAGTGCTCCAGAAACACAAAACTCTGCTCTAGAAGGCTCATTGTTCACTGATGGAGGCATTGCTGTTGATATGGAGCTACAGAGTGACCCTGACGAACAGTTATCTGAAAATGCTTGTATTTCTGAAACTTCCTTTTCCTCTGAAAGCCCAGAGGGACCTTGTATCGGTATTGCCTCTCCAGGAGGTGACACACAGTCCACTTCAGAGGAACCCTGTACTCCAGCATCTCATGAAACAGCTTGTTCATCTGAGGCAGCCAGCAGTGAAAATATTGAACCTGATAGTCAGCAAAAGACCATTGAAGAAAGCTTGCACACACCTTTAATGTCAGAAATATCTCCAGTGTCCACTTCACCTGTAACCTCAGAAGCATCTCTGACATCAAACTTACCTTTGACATCAGAGGCATCACCAGCTTCTAATTTACCTTTAACATCAGAAACCTCTCCAATGTCTGATTTACCATTAACATCAGAAACCTCTTCTGTGTCTTCTGTACTTCTAGCTTCTGAAACATCTATGGCAACCAGTTTACCTTTTCTGTCGGAAACCTCTCCAATTTCTAATTCCCCACAGAGTGAAAGACTTATTCTGCAACAAAGGAAATCACCATGTTTATCTGAAGAATCCCTCTCCCCTTTAAAAGAAGAAACTTCAACCATTCCTAAGgcatctcaagaggaaaatcttATTGTGCAAGAAAAACTGATTCAGAGTACAACTGAAACTATGAAAATGGGTCCGCTATCAAATATACCTGAAAGTTCAATATTGGAAGAGCCCCAAAGCAAAAATCTTACTCATCAATCGTGCAGATCACATACTGAAATTGAGAAATCTTACATTGCTTCCATTTCAGAACTTTCTTCTCCAGAAGTGATCAAAATTAAAAATCATCATGTTCAGCAAAGAGCGGAAAAGAAAGGCGTGCTCTCGCCATTAGAGATAGCTGTCGTATCAGAAGGGACAGTGGGCAAAAGCACCGAACTCCTTCCAGTTAAACCACATGATAAAGTATATACCTCATCTCTAGAAAAGACTTCATTCTCAGAAGTGTGCAGAAGTAAGTCACACAAACAACAAAGCAGTGTACAGATCCGGCTGGAGAGTTCCCATTCGTCTAAATTATTAGAACCCACAAAGTCATCTGAAGTAAGAATTGAAAATAGAGATGCAGAGATCCCGAAGAGGAAGACTGCAGAGCAGCACAGTTTTGGAATCTGTAAAGAGAAGAGAGCTAGAATAGAAGACGATCAGTCTAATCGTAATGCTCCGTTGATGAGTCCATCTGAGAAAGAGCAGCCACCCAGAGAAGAGCCCCGAGTCCCACCCCTCAAG aTTCAACTTTCAAAAATTGGGCCACCTTTTATTATCAAGAGTCAGCCTGTTTCAAAACCAGAACCTAGGGTTTCCCCAAGTACATCAGTCAGCAGCGGGAGGAACACTGGGGCTAGAACTCTTGCAGATATCAAGGCAAGAGCTCAGCAAGCTAGAGCCCAGAGAGAGgctgcagctgcagctgctgtggCAGCAGCTGCAAGCATAGTCTCTGGAGCAATGGGGAGTCCCTGCGAAGGTGGGAAGACAAGAACACTGGCACACATCAAGGAGCAAACAAAGGCCAAACTATTTGCTAAGCATCAAGCCAGAGCCCACTTACTTCAGACCAGTAAAGAAGCAAAGTCACAGCTCAGTTCAAAGGAAGGTCCTTCGTCCATAGACACCTCGACGACACCTGACACCAAGATTGAAGTTTCTACTGGTGTCATTATAGTTAATCCTAACTGCAGGTCTCCTAGTAACAAGTCTACTCACCTCCGTGAGACTAACACTTTACTGCAGCAGTCACTTAACACAGCTGCATTGCCAGAAACTGCTACGGATATATCCGTTCACAGTTCTGATGAAAACATACCTATGCCACATTTGTGTGAGAAAATTATCTCATCTACCTCCGCTGAAAATAACAATGTGCCAGTGCTTTATAGTAAAAATTCAGTCCCTGTGTCTGTTTGCAGCACTGCTATGTCGGGAGCAATTCAAGAACTTCCCTTTGCAAGTTCTATtgataaatcttctgttttaatGTCTGTTGACAGTACAAACACAACAATTTCGGCTTGTAATGTAAACATGCTGAAATCCACCCAAGGGGTTGATACTCCATGCATTGCCATTGTACCAAAATGTATTGATAACACTATTGTTCCAGCCTCAGTAGACAGTACAGTCTTATCAAATTCAATTGATGAGGAAAGGTTGCCAGTATCAAGTAGCAGCGCAAATAATGCAGTCTCCAGTCAATATACCACTGTGCCAACTTCGTCCATTGCAAGTAATTTGCCAAATCATCTCCCAGGTAGTTCTGTACTGATTCCCCCAGTGGGGACTACTACTAGATTTTCTTCTGATAAGATAGCCATAACCGGATGCAGTGAGCAAAGTACTGTGTCCATTAACACTACTGTTAGAGCAGCTTTAAGCTGCAGTGATGCGATTACAGTAGTAGATTCTGTTGCAAGGCCACCAATTTCAGTGTTTACTGGTAATATGGTGACAATAAGTTCTTACGACAACACTGCTAAATTAAGTGCTGACAACTTGGAAAAAAGTTCTGGACCACGAAACCGAATAGATCTGTCCAGTAAATCTCAGCCAGTGAGCTTTACACAAACAGCCGTGAACAGATCTATACCTTGTAAAGTCATTGTTGACCACACTACGACATTAAATTCCAGTTTGTCGCTGGCTGCTTCccttgaaaatgcagaaaacagcATAGATCTGCAGAGCAGACTTGTGAGGGCAGAAACTGCCTTGCAAAATATAGCATGTCCTCAGGTGTCTGTAATAAGCAGGCCTGAAATAGTCAGTAATGAAAGCCTTGAGCACAGTTCCAGCTTCATAACTGTTACAGCAAAACAAGAGGGCAAAACCTTGCAGGCAGCTTGTACAAGTCTTCAAGAAGTGCCTCTTACTCCTCAAGATAAATTAATTGAGGTTGTTGCCCCCAGTCAAGGTTTTGTAGAGCAGTTACGAGGTCCTTCAGCCTTTAAAAGTGAAGCAGATGCTGCCTGTGTCAATCAGTATAACACTAATAACAGAATATGCTGGCAAGATGAAGAGGCAATGCACACAGACCAGCCAGTGGTCAGCCATCTTAACCCAAATAAGCATAAAGAATATACAGagcaaaactgtttaaaaaatgtcaaaactgaGCCTTCAAGTTACACGCAGATGTCAGAGTTGCAGTCAAGGAGTCTTATGACTAGCATCACTGTTCCTGTTAAATCAGAAACTACCGAATCTGACAAATGCTTTAGGATGGACACTGAAGATTTTACAGGACCTGAAATGCCTCGCCAGACTGCAGAAATAGCCCCGAGTGCACAGCTGACACAGACCTCCAAGACATCTGTTACGGACTCAGTGGAGGACTCTTTGTCATTGACAACAGAAACCCTAAAAAGAGTTACAAGTGCTGGAAGCTCTAGCTGTCGTTTGTCATCAGTTGAGGCCAACAATCCTCTAGTGACACAGTTACTGCAAGGCAACCTGCCTTTGGAAAAGGTGCTGCCACAGCCCAGATCCGGAGCCAAACTAGAGATTAACAGGCTCCCCTTGCCTTTGCAAACTACCTCAGTGTGTAAAACATCAGCATCTGAGAGAAGTCTGGTTGAAAATCCTTCCAGCTCACCCAATCCAGATGGTAAAGGATTTACAGCAGGCGGCATAGCCCCACTGCAAATCAGAAAGCGTGACAACCATCCAAAGAAGCGGATGGCCAGGACTGTGGGGGAGCACACTCAAATGAAATGTGAGCTTGGGAAGCTATCAGTGGACACAGATGTTAAAGTGGCTCCTTGTGTAATCGGTTCCAATACGAATCAACTAGGGCATGgtcagccatttaaacaagaGTGGCTGAGCAAACATGCTGTTCAGAACAGAATTGCTCACAGTCCAGAGATCAAGCAGCAGAAGAGGCCACTGCCTTCGTGCAGTTTCCAGCAGAACTTATTTCACATTGACAAAAATGGCAGTTTTCATGCAGAAGCTAGTACCTCACAGAGACAGCACTTTTACCAAATGCCCATGGCTGCAAGAGGCCCCATTCCTACGGCAGCTTTGTTGCAAACTACTTCAAAAGTGCCATCTGGCTGCAATGCATTTGCTTTCAGTAGGCACCTGGAACAGAAGGGTTTGGGAGAGGTCAATATTTCTGCAGCAGCTCACCAGCTGAGGCTAGgaagtgttttttcccctcatgttCAAATTAAGGAAGGTGATGACATTGCTAGTGCCTCACAAACTCTCCAGAATAAAGCGTTAgtgcaccctcctcctcctcctccccctattCCAAACACAGAAGTCCCATCTGATCAAAAGCAACTGACAGTTACTATGGAAACCACTAAAAGGCTTAGTTGGCCTCAGCCAGCAAGCATCTGTAGCAATATAAAATCTGAACCTCTTTCTTTTGAGGAAGGTTTAAGCAGCAGCTGCGAACTGGGCCTAAAACAAGCTTCCTACGATCAGAAGGAAGTAAAAGAACAGTTAAAAACATTTGCATTAAAAAATGCAGATTTCTCTTCCTATTTACTTTCTGAGCCACAGAAGCCTTTTACCCAATTAACGACTCAGAAAATACAAACACAGcacccgcagcagcagcagcagcagctctgtggcAGTTATCCAGCTATACACTTTGGTAGCACAAGCTTCAAAAGGGCAGCATCTGCGATTGAAAAATCTATTGGAATTTTGGGAAGTGGCTCAAACGCCGCTACAGGTCTGTCTAATCAGAACGTTCCGATTCCGGTTCAGAAATTTGCTGACAGCAGCAATGCAGATGAACTGGAACTGAAATGCTCTTGCAGGCTGAAAGCCATGATAGTGTGCAAAGGCTGTGGAGCCTTCTGCCATGATGACTGCATAGGCCCTTCAAAACTGTGTGTAGCTTGTTTGGTTGTACGGTAG